GGAAGGAACATTAACCCCACACTTGCATTTCAGCCACCAAAGTTGGACACAGTCTGAAATTCAAAGCATAGGAAGAATCTAGTACAGTAAGTAGATCAAACATCTCTAGAGCAACCAAAAATCAACAGAAACAGGAGTTCACCGTCTAGTCTTGCCCGTATGCCCACTAAGCTCAAAGAGCTGCTCAAGTTGAGGTGAGTTTGATTGCCCATTAACCTCTGGGATTTTCCAAACTGACGCACCGTAGCCCTCACCTGGCATTCACATCACGACTTTTCCAAATTACAAGAAAATCACACACTACAGATTTGCAAATTGCAATGTTCACGAACAGAGAGGCAACTTTTCCGTTCTTTACCAGACGTGTAGACTGTGGAGAAGACCCTGTGATCGAAGGGGCATGATTTGAGGTCCCAGATCTCGTTGGGGTGGTAGAAGAGGCCATCGCACACCAGCTCGCTCTCCGCCGGCGAAAGCCGGATTAGGTGCACCTACTTGGACGCACTCAGAGGAATCGAGATCCAAATCAAATCCCACGCCATTTCCCCTGACAGAAAAGTACTACTCGAATCGCAATCCCACCAGACGCGACGCGCCTTCATGGCCGCGAGACACGCACCTCGTTCTCCTCCTTGAGGCTGAGGGTGCCGGCAAGGAAGGTGGTCGAGCCGGCGTCCGCGCGCACGTCGGCGATACACCGCGCCTGCAAGAGCAGAGAAAGGAGGAAGAGGTTAAGACAAGTTGTTCTAGAAGGTTCCAGcaggcgctgctgctgctgcttgcttgCCTGGTACTTGAGGCCGCCGTAGACGATGCCGCTGGATCCGCCCTGCATTCTCGCGCGCGCTTCGGATCCGCGCGGTGACGCCGCTGATCGCTCGCTCCGAGACGGAAGAGACCGCGCGGAGCAGGCAGCCGCCTTCGGCCTTCCACACTCCTTTAGACGAAGCACAAATACGTTTTGGCACACTGAAAGCGTATTATACTGTGGCAGACGTGTTTAGAGAGCAGGTGGCGTAATAATAGCAGGGGAAGACGAAGCGGATGGTGACGTGGAGGAGGAAACGGATGACGGGGGGCTACGGCTGTGGTCATGTGGACGTGGCGCAACGGGCATCGGCTGCTCCGCATCCCCTCTCCACCACTCCTCCCCACCCCAGAAGGCCCGTGGCGGGCCACGCCACTAACCGCCCCCCCGCCCACGCCATGGCGTCGACCGGCCTCGCCGCGCTGCCATCGCAGCTCGCTTCCCCGGGCCGcctgcgccgccgcgccgccctcTCCTCTGCTAGCCGCTCGAATCTCCTCCTCCACTGCGCAACCAAAGGTACCCCGGCCATTTTTGCTTCCCGTCCCGAGAGCCGCCTGCGAGTCGTGCGCTGCCTCCCGATCCCGAGTAACAGGGTGCGTGTTTGCTTCTGCAGTTGGATCGCGATGCAGGCTGGCGGTGACCTGCAACGCGCAGGCGGTGGCGCCGACCAGCATTGCGCAGGGGACGCCCGTCCGGCCGACGAGCATACTGGTGGTGGGCGCCACGGGGACGCTGGGGCGGCAGGTGGTCAGGAGGGCGCTGGACGAGGGCTACGACGTCAGGTGCCTCGTCAGGCCGCGCCCGGCGCCGGCAGATTTCCTCCGGGACTGGGGCGCCACTGTCGTCAATGTACGGTTACATCGGGCTGCCATTGCTACTGCACTATTCAATCTGTGCAGTTGTACTTGCTTTTGCTATTGGTGGTAATTTTGTGTGCTTTGCATTGGAGCTGATTAGGCCGACCTCAGCAAGCCGGAGACCGTACCTGCGACACTTGTTGGTATTCATACCGTCATTGACTGTGCGACAGGACGGCCAGAAGAGCCCATCGGGACGGTATGCTACGACCATTTCTGTGAATACAGTAACAAATGATTACGCTTCTCTGTTGTCCTGAATATTATTCTTGCATCAATGCAGTTTTGCTGGTTGTTGCTCAAGCTAATTTTATTGCTCTTAGTAGCGAAGAATTTCATCTAGCTGCATTGTTTGTTTTTGTAAGCATGGTTTATTGTACTAACATATATGCCATGGATCATTTGTTTAGACTTGCTGATGGTTATTCCATTTAGGTAGATTGGGAAGGAAAAGTTGCTCTAATACAGTGTGCAAAGGCTATGGGAATTCAAAAGTATGTGTTCTATTCCATCCACAACTGTGACAAGCATCCTGAGGTTCCCTTGATGGAAATCAAGTATTGTACTGAGAAGTTTATTCAGGACAGTGGTCTGGATTATATCATCATCCGTTTGTGTGGTTTCATGCAGGTAGATTTGATCCTCTCCCTGTGATTCTGAGTCTTTGGTTAGAAAACTGCTTTCTTAGTGTCAATGATCCTAGTGAAGTACAATGATGATAGGTTACAAAAGGCAGTTCCTTGTTAGTGAAACTGTACTATTAAAAGATCAAGTCGTGATATGACCTCGAGTTGATACGTACTGCCACTGTCATATTTGCTTGTTTATCCAGAACTAAATTCCTGTCTAACATTGTTTGCAATAGGGTCTTATTGGGCAATATGCTGTGCCTATACTAGAAGAGAAGTCTGTCTGGGGAACTGATGCTCCAACTCGGATTGCTTACATCGATACCCAGGTTTATATTTCCCCTTGTCCATTTGAAAATGGGATCACCGCTATCTTTTTGAACCTCTCCTTCAGCTTTCCTTCAACACATTCTGGTTAAATTATAGGACGTAGCTCGACTAACGTTTATAGCTATGCGGAATGAGAAGGCCAACAAGAAACTCATGACTTTTGCTGGCCCACGAGCTTGGACAACTCAAGAGGTAATAAACTGCAGAGTCTTTTTGAAGGAAATTAATTATGTAGTATGTCCAGAAAAGTTTTGATCAATaaatctatcttcatagatcattAAGTTTGTATCACTGTTATCTTTCAAAATGTTATGCAGTTCATTTTGTTTGTGATGCTAGATATTGTAAATGATGCTTCCGAGAATTATGTTTATTGTTTGTATATTGTACttcatctttttttctttcttttgcctCTTCAGGTGATTACTTTGTGTGAGAGGTTAGCTGGGCAAGATGCCAATGTAACCACTGTCCCTGTTGCGGTATTGAGATTTACTCGTCAGTTGACACGGTTCTTCCAATGGACAAATGATGTGGCTGACAGACTGGCATTTTCAGAGGTTACCATGTTGTCCTTTCTGTTCAGTTTACATGTGTCCATATAATGGTAACTTGTATCATAGCTTGTGAAAACTAATAGAACATTTCTTTAAACCAGGTGCTCTCAAGTGATACAGTTTTCTCTGCTCCAATGAATGAGACCTACCAGCTTCTCGGGGTGGATGGGAATGACATCCTCAGCTTAGAGAAATATTTACAAGATTATTTTACCAACATTTTGAAGAAGTTAAAGGATCTCAAGGCACAATCCAAGCAAACCGACATATTCTTTTGATAAGAAGGATTTCTGTGACCTAGGGACATAATTTACAGATCTGTGCCTCAAATGACAGATGAGTGAGCACAATTTTTTTCCTGTATATTTGCATTTTTGCATGTGCAAGAATGTTCTGTGCTATTAGATGATGTGTATAGAATCTTAACATTTTGAGCTATCAAAGTTCCGAAGTTTGTGCAAAACAGCATAAAGTCTATGGTTTCACGTCAACTTACATTATTCTAAACTCATGGCCTCATGGGTTCTAGCATGACTGatcaaaaagaaaagaga
This DNA window, taken from Miscanthus floridulus cultivar M001 chromosome 13, ASM1932011v1, whole genome shotgun sequence, encodes the following:
- the LOC136501617 gene encoding protein HIGH CHLOROPHYLL FLUORESCENCE PHENOTYPE 244, chloroplastic-like → MASTGLAALPSQLASPGRLRRRAALSSASRSNLLLHCATKVGSRCRLAVTCNAQAVAPTSIAQGTPVRPTSILVVGATGTLGRQVVRRALDEGYDVRCLVRPRPAPADFLRDWGATVVNADLSKPETVPATLVGIHTVIDCATGRPEEPIGTVDWEGKVALIQCAKAMGIQKYVFYSIHNCDKHPEVPLMEIKYCTEKFIQDSGLDYIIIRLCGFMQGLIGQYAVPILEEKSVWGTDAPTRIAYIDTQDVARLTFIAMRNEKANKKLMTFAGPRAWTTQEVITLCERLAGQDANVTTVPVAVLRFTRQLTRFFQWTNDVADRLAFSEVLSSDTVFSAPMNETYQLLGVDGNDILSLEKYLQDYFTNILKKLKDLKAQSKQTDIFF